From the genome of Prevotella herbatica, one region includes:
- a CDS encoding phytoene desaturase family protein: MTKKCVIIGSGLGGLSSGVILAKNGYDVTVLEKHFQIGGCLQCFCRDGVKFETGMHFIGSADKGQTMDAMFKYLEIDRDVELSRLDETGYDVVSFAGKKYRFANGRYNFIKQMLEYFPDSEDDLNAYCDIIDKVSAASSLHSLQHTQTDEAINNEYLLRSIDDVLNETIHNDELRNVLVGNLPLYAAEKGKTSFSTHAFVADFYNKSAFRIVGGSDHIAKSLVHTIERYGGKVLTRQNVVKIECDDSHAVAAVTDDATRYDADVFISDLHPARTIELTDSPLLRNAYRKRIKTLPNTVGCFTVYIKFKDKVQHYMNSNFYGYAGKSPWDCEKYSDNDWPKGYLYMHFCNTANHEYAKSGLIISYMQYDDVLKWEGTSVGHRGQDYEQFKKLKAEKLIASVEKEFPCLRDSIETYYTSTPLTYRDYTGTEAGGMYGIARDITLGPAARVHHRTKIPNLLLTGQNVNSHGILGVLVGTVVTCGELISSEEIIRQMTESIE; this comes from the coding sequence ATGACAAAGAAGTGTGTTATAATAGGAAGCGGTTTAGGTGGTCTTTCAAGTGGAGTCATCCTTGCCAAGAACGGATATGATGTGACTGTGCTTGAAAAGCATTTCCAGATAGGTGGATGCCTGCAATGTTTCTGTCGTGACGGAGTTAAGTTCGAGACAGGAATGCATTTCATAGGAAGTGCCGACAAAGGACAGACTATGGATGCCATGTTTAAGTATCTTGAAATCGACCGTGATGTCGAGTTGAGTCGACTTGATGAAACGGGATATGATGTTGTGTCTTTTGCAGGAAAGAAATATCGCTTTGCCAATGGACGTTATAATTTCATCAAGCAGATGCTTGAGTATTTTCCGGATTCAGAAGATGATCTCAATGCATATTGCGATATCATTGATAAGGTTTCTGCTGCGTCTTCATTGCATAGCCTTCAACACACTCAGACAGATGAAGCGATAAATAATGAATATCTTCTTCGTAGCATAGATGATGTACTCAATGAGACTATTCATAATGACGAACTTCGCAATGTCCTTGTCGGGAATCTTCCGCTTTATGCTGCTGAGAAGGGAAAAACTTCTTTCTCAACTCATGCTTTTGTTGCTGATTTCTATAACAAGAGTGCCTTCAGAATTGTTGGAGGTAGCGATCACATCGCCAAGTCTCTTGTTCATACGATAGAAAGGTATGGAGGAAAGGTACTCACTCGTCAGAATGTCGTAAAAATAGAGTGTGATGACAGTCATGCTGTTGCTGCCGTTACTGATGATGCAACACGATATGATGCCGATGTGTTTATCTCTGATCTTCATCCTGCTCGTACAATAGAACTTACTGATTCGCCACTGTTGCGCAATGCTTATAGAAAAAGAATAAAGACTTTGCCGAATACTGTTGGCTGCTTTACCGTTTATATTAAATTCAAGGATAAAGTTCAGCATTATATGAATAGTAATTTCTATGGTTATGCTGGAAAATCTCCATGGGACTGTGAAAAATATTCTGATAACGATTGGCCAAAGGGATATTTGTATATGCACTTTTGTAATACAGCTAACCATGAATATGCTAAGAGTGGACTTATCATATCCTACATGCAGTATGATGATGTTCTTAAATGGGAAGGAACTTCCGTCGGACATCGTGGTCAAGATTACGAGCAGTTTAAGAAGTTGAAAGCTGAAAAGCTTATAGCGAGTGTTGAAAAAGAGTTTCCTTGTTTGCGTGATAGTATTGAGACATATTATACGAGTACTCCGCTTACATATCGAGATTACACGGGAACTGAGGCTGGAGGAATGTATGGCATAGCTAGAGACATAACTCTAGGTCCTGCTGCAAGAGTTCATCATCGCACAAAGATACCTAATTTGTTACTTACAGGACAGAATGTAAACAGTCATGGAATATTGGGAGTACTTGTAGGTACTGTTGTTACTTGTGGTGAGTTGATAAGTTCTGAAGAGATAATAAGACAAATGACTGAATCTATAGAATAA
- a CDS encoding phytoene desaturase family protein translates to MKNDNIQNTVTVIGGGLGGLFVAAFLSKEGYRVTVLEKNKVIGGGLQTFNRHGVSFETGMHLLGGMREGGALNKICRYLGIYDKMDIRDTDHDCMDQITYFSDGKTYRVPEGREAFAEYFASQFPSERDNIHAYVDAIYKMVDEIDFFYLRPNNEHVYTHSEEFMWPADEFVAHYIKDPKLRDLLSYMNPMFGGVKGKTPTYIHALINVLYIDGPSRFAVNSQQMADALADIIRQNGGAVIGGDKVVNIDIVDKMITALHTQKGNVYSSDYYISAIHPFEMLKMTDSKAFSKAFRDRIAEAPNSYSSFCAYFIFKPDSFPFINHTCYCQQDYGKVWNYADYDVEDWPRGFMYMTPCEKNQGKYAVKMVVNAIMPYRVVERWSGTSTGKRGKEYDEWKQWHINKILDRMEILYPGFSDKVEYMFGSSPLTIRDYYDEPEGALYGMFKDCNNIAQSQVSIYTKVRNLFMTGQNINLHGFCGVPLTAVNTAEAIVGHNVILNKINEYNACV, encoded by the coding sequence ATGAAAAACGATAATATCCAAAATACAGTAACCGTTATTGGTGGTGGACTTGGTGGCTTGTTCGTCGCTGCTTTCCTTAGTAAGGAGGGCTACCGTGTCACGGTGTTAGAGAAAAACAAGGTTATAGGTGGTGGCTTGCAGACTTTTAATCGTCATGGCGTAAGTTTTGAGACTGGTATGCATTTGCTTGGTGGAATGCGTGAAGGCGGAGCATTAAATAAGATATGCCGTTATCTGGGAATTTATGATAAGATGGATATTCGCGATACCGATCATGACTGCATGGACCAGATAACATATTTTTCTGACGGGAAAACTTATCGTGTGCCTGAAGGACGTGAGGCTTTCGCTGAATATTTTGCTTCGCAGTTTCCTTCCGAGCGAGACAATATACATGCTTATGTTGATGCCATTTATAAAATGGTTGATGAGATTGACTTTTTTTATCTTCGCCCTAATAATGAACATGTATACACACATTCCGAAGAGTTTATGTGGCCTGCAGATGAGTTTGTTGCTCATTACATAAAGGATCCTAAACTTAGAGATTTGTTGAGTTATATGAATCCTATGTTTGGTGGTGTTAAGGGTAAAACTCCAACTTATATTCATGCACTTATCAACGTGCTATATATTGATGGACCTAGCAGGTTTGCTGTTAATAGTCAGCAAATGGCAGATGCCCTTGCCGATATAATACGTCAGAATGGTGGTGCAGTTATAGGCGGTGATAAGGTCGTTAATATTGATATTGTCGACAAAATGATTACAGCTCTTCATACTCAGAAAGGAAACGTATATTCATCTGATTATTATATTTCGGCAATACATCCGTTTGAAATGTTGAAGATGACGGATAGTAAGGCTTTTTCCAAAGCTTTCAGAGATAGAATTGCCGAAGCTCCAAATAGTTATTCTTCTTTCTGTGCTTATTTCATTTTCAAGCCAGATAGTTTTCCTTTTATAAACCATACATGCTATTGTCAGCAGGATTATGGTAAGGTGTGGAACTACGCTGATTACGATGTCGAAGACTGGCCTCGTGGTTTCATGTATATGACACCTTGTGAAAAGAATCAAGGTAAGTATGCTGTTAAAATGGTTGTCAATGCCATTATGCCGTATCGTGTTGTGGAACGATGGAGTGGTACTTCTACTGGTAAAAGAGGTAAAGAATATGATGAATGGAAACAATGGCATATCAATAAGATACTCGACCGAATGGAAATCCTTTATCCTGGATTTAGTGATAAGGTGGAGTATATGTTCGGTTCGTCTCCTTTAACCATAAGGGATTATTATGATGAACCAGAAGGTGCTCTTTATGGTATGTTCAAGGACTGCAACAATATTGCCCAGTCACAGGTGTCGATATATACAAAGGTTAGAAATCTTTTTATGACAGGTCAGAATATAAACCTGCATGGATTCTGTGGCGTACCACTTACTGCTGTTAATACAGCAGAAGCTATCGTGGGGCATAATGTTATATTGAATAAAATCAATGAATATAATGCGTGTGT